Proteins encoded by one window of Lycium barbarum isolate Lr01 chromosome 11, ASM1917538v2, whole genome shotgun sequence:
- the LOC132619510 gene encoding uncharacterized protein LOC132619510 produces the protein MEVRPQESILETKQKIQNLLGVPVASQTLSILGFDLLDGLDMQDYSIITQGTKIQLTIQNNTTIGETSLQQNISSKFQIIVKMSSRKLNIDIDSTETVRSLKEKIHIIDGAPIKRMSLCFSGNELNDEYRSLIEYGVQEFSEIIVFLKTMSRMVTDPPSRGLSLVVQTSSSLLNSAKIPVEMSDLGTVNDLRQLLLDRKILPMDEYIFIHKQRIMRDGCSLRWHGVENGDFVYVFKGSVSREGC, from the coding sequence ATGGAAGTAAGACCTCAAGAGTCAATTCtcgaaacaaaacaaaaaatacaaAACCTCCTAGGAGTACCAGTGGCTTCACAAACTCTCTCAATATTAGGGTTCGACTTATTGGATGGACTCGACATGCAAGATTATTCAATAATTACTCAAGGTACAAAAATCCAACTAACCATCCAAAATAATACTACTATTGGAGAAACATCCTTACAGCAAAATAtttcttcaaaattccaaattattGTCAAAATGTCATCAAGAAAATTAAACATAGACATCGACAGTACCGAAACTGTCCGAAGCCTAAAAGAAAAAATTCACATAATTGATGGAGCCCCGATAAAGAGAATGTCTCTTTGCTTCTCTGGAAATGAATTAAACGATGAATATCGGAGTTTAATCGAGTATGGGGTTCAGGAATTTTCAGAAATTATTGTGTTTTTAAAGACTATGTCACGTATGGTTACTGATCCGCCTTCAAGAGGACTAAGCCTAGTAGTGCAAACTTCGTCTAGTTTGCTTAATTCAGCAAAAATTCCAGTGGAAATGAGTGACTTGGGAACTGTTAATGATTTGAGACAACTATTACTGGATCGAAAAATTCTGCCTATGGATGAATATATTTTCATTCACAAACAAAGGATTATGAGGGATGGTTGTAGTCTTCGTTGGCATGGTGTTGAAAATGGGGATTTCGTTTATGTTTTTAAGGGGTCTGTTAGTAGGGAAGGATGTTGA
- the LOC132618552 gene encoding peroxidase 3-like, whose amino-acid sequence MASFGNLMSILVLCIIIDSGHAQLQLNFYAKSCPKAEKIIKDYVQQKVPKAPNTAAQILRMHFHDCFVRGCDGSVLLNFTSSTGNQTEKQANPNLTLRGFSFIDAVKRLVEKECPGVVSCADIIALVARDAVVVTGGPFWNVPTGRRDGTISNVSEANADIPAPTSNFTRLQQSFAKKGLDLKDLVLLSGGHTIGVSHCSSFTERLYNFTGVVGTQDPSLDSEYADNLKSRKCKSINDNTTIVEMDPGSFKTFDLSYYKLLLKRRGLFQSDAALTKRSTTKSFIEQLVDGSLKEFFAEFGKAMEKMGKVEVKTGSAGEIRKQCAFVNS is encoded by the exons ATGGCTTCATTTGGCAATTTGATGAGTATTTTGGTTTTATGTATAATCATTGACTCTGGACATGCCCAATTGCAGCTTAATTTCTATGCCAAGAGTTGTCCAAAAGCAGAAAAAATTATTAAAGACTATGTCCAGCAGAAAGTTCCAAAGGCTCCAAATACTGCAGCACAAATACTCAGAATGCATTTCCATGATTGTTTTGTGAGG GGTTGTGATGGATCTGTGCTTCTTAATTTCACTTCGAGTACAGGAAATCAGACTGAAAAACAAGCTAATCCTAATCTGACATTGAGAGGCTTCTCCTTCATTGATGCCGTGAAGAGATTAGTTGAAAAGGAATGCCCCGGTGTTGTCTCTTGTGCTGATATTATTGCCTTGGTTGCTAGAGATGCAGTTGTAGTTACA GGAGGTCCTTTTTGGAATGTGCCAACTGGTAGAAGAGATGGAACAATATCAAATGTCTCAGAAGCCAATGCTGATATCCCAGCTCCAACTAGTAACTTCACAAGACTACAACAGTCTTTCGCAAAGAAAGGTCTTGATCTGAAGGATTTGGTCCTGTTGTCTG GTGGCCACACAATTGGAGTGTCTCATTGCTCCTCATTTACGGAGCGTCTGTACAATTTCACCGGGGTTGTTGGCACACAAGATCCATCTCTAGACAGCGAATACGCGGATAATCTCAAGTCAAGAAAATGCAAATCAATCAATGACAATACCACTATAGTTGAGATGGATCCAGGAAGTTTCAAGACGTTTGATCTTAGCTACTACAAGCTTTTGCTCAAAAGGAGAGGCCTATTCCAATCTGATGCAGCCTTGACAAAACGCTCTACAACAAAATCATTTATTGAACAACTTGTCGATGGATCGCTCAAAGAATTCTTCGCCGAATTTGGTAAGGCCATGGAGAAAATGGGGAAAGTTGAAGTTAAGACAGGCAGTGCTGGTGAAATCAGGAAGCAATGTGCATTTGTGAATAGCTAA